The following are encoded in a window of Camarhynchus parvulus chromosome 1A, STF_HiC, whole genome shotgun sequence genomic DNA:
- the SLC6A12 gene encoding sodium- and chloride-dependent betaine transporter, which yields MTRAISKEGERNGATTSPEEIRMEEMEERGQWRNKMEFVLSVAGEIIGLGNVWRFPYLCYKNGGGAFLIPYLIFLFTCGIPLFLLETALGQYTSQGGVTAWRKICPIFEGIGYATQVIVGYLNIYYIVILSWALFYLFSSFSSVLPWASCNNPWNSDLCVDILNRSSMDNRTLPANATSSMIEFWEKRVLRLTDGIHTLGTVRWELALCLLLAWIICYFCIWKGVKSTGKVVYFTATFPYVMLLILLVRGVMLPGAAEGIIFYLKPDMSRLADPQVWMDAGTQILFSYAICEGCLTALGSYNKYNNNCYRDCLMLCSLNSATSFVAGFAIFSVLGFMAQEQGVPISEVAESGPGLAFIAYPTAVTMMPVSQLWSCLFFLMLIFLGLDSQFVCVESMVTAVIDMYPGVFRKKGRRELLILAIVVVCYFLGLLLVTEGGMYIFQLFDYYAASGTCLLFLAIFEVICIGWVYGANRFYDNIEDMIGFRPWPLIKICWLVFTPGLCLGVFLFSLIKYTPLKYNNSYEYPPWGYVLGWLMALSSMVCIPLYAIFILLKTKGSLKQRLMQLISPAEDLPQPRKKRVARPSDLRREGWSPPAQELLSITERETHF from the exons ATGACAAGAGCCATATCCAAGGAAGGAGAACGCAATGGGGCCACCACATCTCCTGAAGAGATAAGAATGGAGGAAATGGAAGAGAGAGGCCAGTGGCGGAACAAAATGGAGTTTGTGCTGTCTGTGGCTGGGGAGATCATTGGCCTGGGTAACGTGTGGAGGTTCCCATACCTCTGCTACAAGAATGGTGGTG GAGCCTTCCTCATCCCTTACCTCATCTTCCTCTTCACCTGTGGGATCCCTCTGTTCCTCCTGGAGACAGCGCTGGGGCAGTACACGAGCCAGGGAGGGGTGACAGCCTGGAGGAAGATCTGTCCCATCTTTGAAG GAATTGGATATGCCACCCAAGTCATTGTGGGATATCTGAATATCTACTACATCGTCATCTTGTCCTGGGCACTCTTCTACCTGTTCAGCTCCTTCTCTTCAGTGCTACCATGGGCCAGCTGCAATAACCCCTGGAACTCAG ATCTCTGTGTGGACATTCTGAATAGATCCAGCATGGACAACAGGACCTTGCCAGCGAACGCCACCTCCTCAATGATTGAGTTTTGGGA GAAGCGAGTGCTGAGGCTCACGGATGGGATTCACACACTGGGCACTGTGCGCTGGGAGCTGGCTCTGTGTCTCCTGCTGGCCTGGATCATCTGCTACTTCTGCATCTGGAAAGGGGTCAAGTCCACAGGCAAA gtcGTTTACTTCACTGCCACCTTCCCATATGTGatgctcctcatcctgctggtTCGAGGGGTCatgctgccaggggctgctgaggggATCATTTTCTACCTGAAGCCAGACATGTCCAGGCTGGCAGACCCACAG GTCTGGATGGATGCAGGCACTCAAATCCTCTTCTCTTACGCCATCTGCGAGGGGTGCCTGACAGCTCTGGGCAGCTACAACAAATACAACAACAACTGCTACAG ggacTGCCTCATGCTCTGCTCCCTGAACAGTGCCACCAGCTTTGTTGCTGGCTTTGccattttctctgtgctgggcttCATGGCTCAAGAGCAGGGCGTGCCTATTTCAGAAGTGGCTGAATCAG GTCCTGGCCTGGCTTTCATAGCATATCCAACAGCAGTAACAATGATGCCTGTGTCTCAGCTCTGGTcctgcctcttcttcctcatGCTGATCTTCTTGGGACTGGACAGCCAG tttgtCTGTGTGGAAAGCATGGTGACAGCTGTTATTGACATGTACCCAGGAGTGTTTCGGAAGAAGGGGCGTCGGGAGCTGCTGATCCTGGCCATTGTAGTCGTATGCTACTTTCTGGGCTTATTGCTGGTCACTGAG GGTGGCATGTACATCTTCCAGCTCTTTGACTACTATGCTGCCAGTGGCACATGCCTGCTCTTCCTGGCTATTTTTGAGGTCATCTGCATAGGATGGGTGTATG GTGCCAACCGTTTCTATGACAACATTGAGGACATGATTGGCTTCCGGCCGTGGCCCTTGATCAAGATATGCTGGCTGGTGTTCACCCCGGGTCTGTGCTTG GGCGTCTTCCTGTTTTCCCTGATCAAGTACACACCCTTGAAATACAACAATTCCTATGAGTACCCGCCCTGGGGCTACGTGCTAGGCTGGCTGATGGCACTCTCCTCCATGGTCTGTATTCCTCTCTATGCCATCTTCATCCTCCTGAAAACCAAAGGATCCCTGAAACAG AGACTGATGCAGCTGATTTCCCCAGCGGAGGATCTACCGCAGCCAAGGAAGAAGCGCGTGGCGAGGCCGTCTGATCTGAGGCGGGAGGGATggtctcctccagcccaggagctgctcagcatcACAGAGAGAGAAACCCACTTCTGA